The following are encoded in a window of Primulina eburnea isolate SZY01 chromosome 4, ASM2296580v1, whole genome shotgun sequence genomic DNA:
- the LOC140829815 gene encoding uncharacterized protein, translating to MGRAPCCDKANVKKGPWSPEEDAKLREFIGKYGTAGNWIALPQKAGLKRCGKSCRLRWLNYLRPNIKHGEFSDEEDRIICTLYASIGSRWSIIAAQLPGRTDNDIKNYWNTKLKKKIMGLLPSQQAKIVPFSSNLQAPLLSQFQSLPSLSQFYSNSLIYTPSATSQASISTPQSLLNYNNNSTKYSCFRQQNQEGLMDLPCYYPVKENILMFGVNHEASCSSSDGSCSQISHGKDNRIVKQEEMGCWNQGFISADNQKFMLHNHGNIITGGPDLDVQADLAAPNLDQKALENGAQLEYDLEEIKEMIINNNSNLLMFNDDKKTHEKGMYYYYY from the exons ATGGGAAGGGCTCCTTGCTGTGATAAAGCTAATGTGAAGAAAGGTCCATGGTCACCTGAAGAAGATGCTAAGCTTAGAGAATTCATAGGAAAATATGGAACTGCTGGGAATTGGATTGCTTTGCCTCAGAAAGCTG GGTTGAAGAGATGTGGAAAGAGCTGTAGATTAAGGTGGCTCAATTATCTGAGACCAAATATCAAACATGGTGAATTTTCTGATGAAGAAGACAGGATCATTTGCACCCTTTATGCCAGTATCGGAAGCAG gTGGTCCATAATTGCTGCTCAGTTACCTGGAAGAACTGATAATGATATCAAGAATTACTGGAACACCAAACTTAAGAAGAAGATAATGGGATTACTTCCTTCACAGCAAGCGAAAATTGTACCATTTTCAAGCAATCTTCAAGCTCCATTGTTATCTCAATTCCAATCTCTACCTAGCTTGTCTCAGTTTTATAGTAACTCATTAATTTACACCCCATCTGCTACGTCTCAAGCTTCCATTTCAACTCCTCAAAGTCTTTTAAACTACAATAACAACAGCACTAAGTATTCTTGTTTTCGTCAGCAAAACCAGGAGGGTTTAATGGATCTGCCGTGTTATTATCCGGTTAAAGAAAACATATTAATGTTCGGAGTGAACCATGAAGCAAGCTGTTCCTCATCTGATGGAAGTTGCAGCCAAATCAGCCACGGAAAAGATAATCGTATAGTTAAACAAGAAGAAATGGGGTGTTGGAATCAGGGTTTCATCTCTGCGGATAACCAAAAGTTCATGCTTCATAATCACGGAAATATCATCACTGGAGGTCCTGATCTTGATGTTCAAGCGGATTTAGCAGCTCCAAATCTTGATCAGAAGGCATTGGAAAATGGGGCTCAATTGGAGTATGATCTTGAGGAAATTAAGGAAATGATCATTAACAACAACAGTAATTTGTTAATGTTCAATGATGACAAGAAGACACATGAGAAGGGGATGTACTATTACTACTACTGA